The Belonocnema kinseyi isolate 2016_QV_RU_SX_M_011 chromosome 2, B_treatae_v1, whole genome shotgun sequence nucleotide sequence gattacaaattcacgtgtatggataaaaattcatgtattttgttgaaaattggtctttttgtataaaattaatcgtttgATTAAAATGACGTCTTTTTGTTAtcgcaaaattaatctttttggttaaaaattaatctttttgcttgaaagttcaactactgcAGGTCCAATTTCTATTCCTTGGttggaacttaaaatattttgttgaaaactcatatttgttgtgtaaaaattcattattttaattgaaaattcatttttttaaatcagttttttttcctgactgaaaatttttttgtcatataaTTGTTTCTAATCAGCCGCAAAGGAGGTAATTTGAAAATCTAGtttttatttgtgaatatttttcgcGCTCTGATTTCGGTGTGTGTAaattagaaaatgtaataatctgaatagattggttcagacaaacagatctttttttaattaaaaattttacaatttggttaaaaatgtatgtttttagtcaaaaattcatgtattttgtagaaaattcgtatttttcgatggaaaaataatctttttcgttaaaaattttcttcgcttgaaaattaaactgctttatcAAAAAccccttttttggtttaattctcataattttatttgtatattcattactttggttgaaaattgaacttttttgttgaaaattcatcatctttatcaaataaaatcaatttctttggttgaaaatgtacctattttattgcttttacaaaaatttatcttctttagatgcaaattcaactatttagttaaaaattaatgtattttgtcggataattcgtcttttttttgtagaaacttgatcttttgcttaaaaattattttctttccttaaaaattcaactggtttattgtaagttgaaaatttaactatttggttaaaaattaatttttttgttgaaaattcatatttttgttgaaaatgcatcattttaataattttaataattttagtaattttacatTTATCTCCTTTAGAtgcatattcaactatttggttaaaaattcatgtgttttgttgaaaattcgtcttctttgattgaaattaattttgttgttgaagattcatattttggttgaaaattcatcattttaatcaaataaaattcattcctttggttgaaaatttaactattttattgaaaattctatttttttttttaatttatatcctttagatgaaaatttaactatttggttaaaaagtcatgtattttgttcaaaacctgtgccttgatagaaaattgattttttttcttaaaaattattttctttgtacaACAATTCTCTGTATAACAATGTGACAATTGCAATCTGGTAAAAATTGTGTAGAATTCGAACACTTTTATCCAATTTTGCAAGTACTTACAAAGTTTTCTAAACAAATACAATTTGCataatattgtaatttattgtgaaaatgattttgaaccacaagatttcgtgaattcttccttaaaattttttgaaatctttgaaactgttGCCAAATCTTTTGAAGCCTTTGAACTCTGTGAAATTTTccgaaatgtttgtaaaaatccttttaaaacttcCAAGACCATTCTAAATCCTtcgatatctttgaaatcttcggtattttaatgtgaaaatccATTTCCcccaatttttgcaaaatctttaacCTTTCGTGAACTCTTTCTAAATGTCTGTGaaattctttcgaaatctttgtggaatattcgcagtcttcaaaatttgtaggaaattaaaaaaaaaaatcttttttaaatccttcgatatcttttaaattctttttcatttttgcaacatCTTTGAATTCTTTGCGTAATCCtaacatctttgtgaaatattttaaaatctttcgaaatgttaaaaatcttgTATCCACTCAAAAGTCGAGCAGTCAAGACCTCGACTTTTCGATGAAAGAAATTCCAGTTCCTAAAGGTTTGTAAGTAAAAGGCGGATTTTACGAGAAGCGATACAAAAGCGTCTGTATTCTCAAAAGCGTATTACAAATATCTTAATGACTATAGTTGATTGCGCGTtgagaaaataacaatttttctcttAATATACATACAGATTTCGTTCGCTGCAATTAAAGTACAAAAATCACTTGCAATCGCGATTATTCAGTCGTGATGAAACACGGAAGATTATGTGCTAAAGTATGTAACAAATCTCAACTAGTCATAAAATATGAACTGTGAAACTCTTTtgaaaaagagataaaattgAAGAACTCTTGAAGATAAATGAGTTAACTAACATACAATATCGACACAAATGAGTTGTAACgtgtaagtaaaaaaatatcaacaacttTAGAATACcttttagaataatttagaatattttccttccGTGTTCTCGGTCCTTGtcgaattaaaacttacttaatttcattctttattttatCCAAGATTGTTGGAAGTTTCGAAGCCTCAAACAAAAGAACTCTTCTATAGGGAATCATTTCTTTGTCCGTTTCAGCCCAGGTTCCAGAAAGTCCACTGTCTGTGTCCAATTCCACGGAAAATTCGAAACTAAATGTCGCCTCCTCAGCGAAAATCTCTTCCTCAGGATTGCTCCAGTAAACTTCCGGTTCCTCGTTCATATTCTTTCGCTTGTTTTTCTTCTTGTTTGTCCCTTCTTGCTCCGACGGTTTGTACAATTTGCAAATCAGGATAAGGTACGAGAAATCGAACGGCATTTTTTTACTTGTGGCTCGCTTCATTTCCGAAATCAAGTTTTCAAGCAGCGGTACTGAAATTTGAGCGGGAATGTTGACGAAACGTTCATTTATCAGCAAACCAAGAGGTGCAGCGTCATTTTCAAGAACGTTCTTTATCATTGTATTGGTCGCATCGGTTGCGTGGTCATTGGCCATCTGTTTCAGCAAGTCTCGCAAATCTTGAATGCATGGtatgttctgaaaaaaattaattattattgggaGTATGTAAATTagaaagggaattttttatttaaaaaagggataACAAAACGTTAGATTAGTACCTGTACCTGTCTATTCGAAATGTTGATCACAGTTGTAATTCCAAACACGTCGTTAGCATCGTCATCTTCATCCTCAGAACCTTCGTCTTCCTGCGATTGTTTCACAACCGACCCAACATAATTTTGCCCAATTATCAAATCTGTGAGGTTGCTTAAATCTACGTGTGCCTTGAGGAAAAGTTGCTGTAAAAGGGTCTTGATCCCATGAAAATCTGGATCCTGAGGATTTCGTCCTTCAAAGTCTACTTGAATTTCCATTCCCTggaattaaagatttaaaggacCCATGTGATGCCTTCATTACTTGAAGATTATTAATTAAGTCCATAATTTCTTTAATCTTaatataaaatcgaaatttttgctattttgtatttgaaattcatctttgacTGATATGAATGtagaaaaatatcattattattattaggaatttatagttgaaaaatacaatttttgcaaataatgcAACGAACCTACTCCAGGATTTTCCAAAGTATCTCTAGATTTTTACAGGTATCATTTTTTCAACACATAAGACtcttattacattaaaaaataggaaatcgTCTAAAACCTTTTAACTCTATGGAATCTTTAAAAGGGCTTTtaactcttttgaaatatttgtaaaatgtttgaagtatttttgaaatttaagcgaaatttttttagatctttttaaatccttgtgatatctttaaaaatgtacgtggaatctttaaaatatttacatattattgtaatttattatattttactgtGAAAATATATTTCCAACAAGAGATctcattaaatatttgaaatctttctgaaatttttgcgaaagctttgaatcttttgtgaaatattttcaaaccttttaactctttgtgcaattttttgaaatccttttgaaatctttgaaatatttcaaaaatttgtaccCAATCTTAAGactgttttgtgaaatatttacacaatctttgaactcttttgaaatgtttgtgaaatctttaaagtatttCTAAAATGTTAGCAAAATCTTTGTAAgactatatttattaaaaaatcggaaaatttacaaaataggaCTCAGTATACAACAATTATGCGagtttataatcaaaaatatttttttcagttcatataTCTTAATCAATCCTCAACAAATATACtttgaagaaattaatgaaaatgacaaaaagaagtttaatttgatGAGGTATAAATCCAGTACTATAACTTTCTGTGACAAAAAAAAACccagaaatttaatataatattacaatattaaaaaaaaattaagtacacTCGAAAAAATTCCGAGAccactgaaaaatctcgaaaaataaaattcccgacactgtaaaattcccgaataataaaattggtaaaattccggaactaaaaaatttgggaataatgaaattaccgaaaaataaaaataccgaatttgaatattcccgaaaattaaaattcacgtataataaaattgccgaaaaataaaaatatcgaattgggaaattcccaaataataaaattctcgaatgataaaattctcgaatgataaaattctcgaataataaaattcacgacagtttataatattaaggaatttgaaaattcgcgaataataaaattctcgacagttaaTAACATTAAAGAATTggaaaatgcccgaataataaaattcgcgaatgaaaatttacgaattataaaatatccgaattgggaAAATTCACGAatcgtaaaattcccgaatttaaacaatgacaattttttataaatatgttttattgattataaatgcaatgatttttaaaaattcttttatttcaaattattcttattttaaattcaagcaatagtttttgaaaatatagacatcaaaaataaattttttaaaattattattgtatttataatcaataaaacatatttatacagcattgtaattgtttaaattcgggaatttaattatttcggaattttccaattttttagtattattaaatgctgggaattttattatacgggaatttttcaattcagtcaTATTATAAACTctcgtcaattttattattctcgaattttccaattcgggaattttattatttggggaattttccaattcgggaattttattatttggggaattttccaattcgggaattttattatttggggaattttccaattcggtatttttctgtttcggcaattttattattagcgaattttaattttcgggaattttgtaattcgatatttttatttttcggcaattttattattcgcgaattttatcatttgtgaattttccaattcaggaattttagtgtcgggaattttatttttcgggatttttcagtcgcatCAAAATTCTGACTTTTCTTTGACAAACAAAATTCCTTGCTATTCCGGGTTCTCAAGGTAAATAGATATCCTGAAATAGTATTAAGAATTTTCATCCGTGCTTACAGTTTAATACTTGAATTAGTTTCCATTTTTTAGATTTCGATTCATGGATTGTAAACTTTAGatgcacatttttaaattgttaatttcttaCGCTTTcaaatctttcagtttttaatattttaaggcgAAGGGCGGTTCAGTTTAATGCGTCACCCAAatacatattacatattttttcacCATGGTTTAAATTCTATCTCTTTGCATAATTACActtgacaatatttttatttcaattctttatagatttttgcagatgtTAATTGAGTGATGATTATAAATCCCCGATTTACTCCCGGTAAATTAAtaagagttcaaaatattttcatgatttaaaacaaattctttgaTGATTTACACGGAATTCCTTCGATCTTTTAGATCAAAACAGGTTTACATCATTCAGAAACTCAATATTCTgggagttattttttatttaaactaagattttattttttatcacaatacGCAGCCTACCCtgttccaatttgaaaaattacgattttgttcgctatctagttctgtactgtcattgttaaattattaccaaaaacTCCCTGCTCCAAGatagaattatatttataattatttatactaaTAACGTTTTCTGTGattattcagaaatatagtaaTCCTCTGTTTCCAAAATTTGGAATAGGGACATTATTAATTGTTaagaattctgacttggaacagggattttttttttatttccctgcttctaaattagtaataaaattaattttcaaaatttccgcaGCTTGtttaacctttagaggacgggAAAATTTTCGTTCAAATCGAGCTTTCATTTGACCCAAAATTAATgcataatttcaacagaaaactcaTTTCAAGTCCCCGATCTGACAGGTGGTCGATATTTCGACCACCCCCGCCTGCTACGTAAAGActaatatgaaaaaaactttttatgatatttcaatagTTTGGTACACCCATATTTTTTGATGCGCTGAGtacgaaaaaaatagtgaaagaaatcctgaaagcacccttgaccttgaaaatcaccatctcaaggtcatttttttttatatcttagcgTTATGGGTGGCATACACATGTTTTTTGAGGCgctgagtaagaaaaaaatagtgcaaaaaatcCTGAACGCATACGTGACCTTGAAAATCGAGATTTCAAGGTACTGAGCGCATCTAGATAAATGTATAAACCgagtgtttaataaaaaaaaaaattttttaccttgAAATGACGATTATCAAGGTCAAAAAGTCTCCAGCATGGTTTCTCACTATTTTCCACATATTCAACACAGCAAAATTTTCGCGAGAACATCAAATAGTTAGTGTGCATTGGGTGGTCGATATTTCGACCACCCCCGTCCTCAAAAGGTTAAGAAATTTCCAGTTCGCAAGTCAACATTATAATTCTTCGCGAGAATTCCCAGTCCCaactgtaaaaattatatttatttagtgAAATTCTCTGccccaaactcaaaattataattttttactggttaaaaaaaatcgcattactagcatacaattaaaaaaaggcGACAGAATTTCGGAAAAAGTCACAAAAAATACgcataaaatttgtaaagataatgaaaaaaaagcaattttaaaatccGGAACGCCTTGTTAAATTTATCAGGAATTGATGAGGAGTGTCTACAGAATAAAACCATatcaataactttaatttttacgCCTCCTTATCTCTCCAcccgcaaaaataaaaatactacattttttatgtattattgttatttttcagcatttgCTGTCGTCTCTTTTAATACATATAAATActaatgaacaatttgaatatcCTTTATggcttttcaaacaattttcaattgtttaaataaacgaaGCTTTTGAGTGAAATGCAATAATTataattagtcattttttgaagcagtaaataaaaaaaaatatgatatgATGCGTGCAACAATTAACTCtagtttattttcgaaaattctcgaattgagccagagatgttcaCTTTAATCTGAAATTGGTATTGCATGTTaatcattgttttaataattacaccATTTTGATACTTTTCTTCCCATGTATAatcaatttctattttcttaaacaatttttaatttctcaagcagattttattcaaaaaactggaaaaataatataaaatagaacacataacattatttttctgactgtacagTATATAGAAAggatatattaatattttttaattgtttaaagaaatataatttgctcaaacaattattttttccttaaagtattttttaaattgtattttaccTATTAGGTCAGAAAAAAtggtatgtattctattttacattattatttttaattaaaaaaaatgtttaaatattagaagaaaaGTATCAAAGTAAGTATTCAACAATAAGTTAGCATAggatataaattttagaaaaaagtgataattttctagatcgattttaagaaattttgaaaataaaccatattaatggtttaaataattacaaaaggtTTAACAAAATTACTACTCAAAACAATGACCAACTATCACATTGCATTCAAatcgtatgattttttaaattcttcaggaaaaaataattatttcaataagtttcagttattgaaagaattaaaaatttgtttaaacaatcatagAGATGTTAAAATTGtccatgaataattatttttattaaaaaagacggcagaaaatgctgaaaaaaaaattttcgggtcTTATTTGGGACGTTATAGGGGTAAgggttagttaaaaatttaagttcttggtttgattttatttcgtagacccTCCTCATCAACCTCTAAAAAAATTCgacaactttcaatcaaatcttGAAGCATCagtccaattttttgaaaatccaaagtTTTTCCATGATAAATACGTAATTTCTTTCTCCGTAAATGGAAACGTTGGTacatagaaatttgttaatttatgacTTCTCGGTATATTTTAGCTTTAATATTACACTCAATTATTATACCAAGAATATGTTGAAtacgaaaattcattatttatgtattttgaaataatttcgccCCGCGCAGAATAGTCAAAACAATAACATCGCAATTCCTTTTACAacctcaaaaaattgtttatatttgacaaaaaatattttggattcaaaattggtaaaaatgaataaaaacccCTGACACTTAGCAACCCAATCTACAATCCAGTATGCTAATTGCCACTGAATATGCTTAGATATAATTGGGTGCAACATAATGCAACTGCAATTCTAAGAAACAGAGAACACGAGGTTGAAtgactcattttaaaaaaatttggtcatGAAACACAGTacgttctataaaaaataaagcaaaattcaCCTCAGCCtaaagaaaaaactcaatttGAAATTCCAGACATCCAGATTCTAGATCCGGACGTTCAGACCGGTAGAAATCTGTCTCGTGATTGAAATTTAGGTTAGGAATGCGAGAATTGACAGATGAAGTATTTGATGCATAAAAAACTTGTTTGCTCTCACCTGTTCTTCAGCCACTTGATTCTCATTATCTTCACTTCCAGATGAAGCATTATCGCTCTCGTCATCACTAGTTTTCGCACATTTTTGCTGCACTTCACGTTTTTTAACCGGACCTGCCATTGCGTAAATGCGTGGTATTCTCAAGTGAATATCCGCCACGTGacaattaaatcttcaaacaatttaGAGTGATTTTCTCCACAAAAAAATGGATTCAAGGTCAGACAAACCCGagtatattttttgaatgcaatTAACAAACAGCGAGAAGCCGAGAAGTCAGATTCCCGGTATCTTCCTCGCAAAGCGTATCGGAATCGGAAATGATATTAAATTCCGACCTTGAAGTGAAAGGCCGGAGTTTGCAGACTTCGCCGCAACTGTCGCTGTCTGTCATTTGAAAATCGATAGTGAAGTTGAatgattgttgtttttttaaaagtcgtttccatataattttcaatgttttgatcGTTCGATTACGCGTTTATGATGCCTAGAAGTCCCAGATTTTATCCTCCCTCGCTTGTTCCAGTTACAGGGGACAAATTAACAACATGCGAGACCCATTATTAATGATTACTGATAATCAAAACATCAaggtaaaatgatttttcaacaatagacCTTTCAAGAAAAAGTAGTGGTCCAAAACGAGTTCAAACGAGTTTTTTTCAAGCTAGAAAGGTtagaaatttgaaactaaacttGAATCTTGGAGGGTAACCTGAAAATTCGAAGGTCAGTTTTTCGGAAGCAATCTGTTTGGCTGCATCCCTCATCCTTAGGGGTAGAAAGTGGTCCATTGTCGCCACCCTAAGCGACGAAATTCGATTAAAGTTCTCGCGCATGGTCGAAGGAAGTTCCAGTTTTCTCGCGAATTTCTCAGGGTCTGTCAGGTGACACCACGGCCACGGTTGAGTACACCTTTTGGTGTAGCGTAACGTATAAAGCACGACGAGAGCTAGTGCACTTACATCGGGTTTTTAGGTTATTATAGAAGACGCGTGACCAGGGTGACGAGTAGGAAAAGCTTATTAACGACAGT carries:
- the LOC117168033 gene encoding protein BCCIP homolog isoform X1, producing the protein MAGPVKKREVQQKCAKTSDDESDNASSGSEDNENQVAEEQGMEIQVDFEGRNPQDPDFHGIKTLLQQLFLKAHVDLSNLTDLIIGQNYVGSVVKQSQEDEGSEDEDDDANDVFGITTVINISNRQVQNIPCIQDLRDLLKQMANDHATDATNTMIKNVLENDAAPLGLLINERFVNIPAQISVPLLENLISEMKRATSKKMPFDFSYLILICKLYKPSEQEGTNKKKNKRKNMNEEPEVYWSNPEEEIFAEEATFSFEFSVELDTDSGLSGTWAETDKEMIPYRRVLLFEASKLPTILDKIKNEIK
- the LOC117168033 gene encoding protein BCCIP homolog isoform X2, with protein sequence MAGPVKKREVQQKCAKTSDDESDNASSGSEDNENQVAEEQGMEIQVDFEGRNPQDPDFHGIKTLLQQLFLKAHVDLSNLTDLIIGQNYVGSVVKQSQEDEGSEDEDDDANDVFGITTVINISNRQNIPCIQDLRDLLKQMANDHATDATNTMIKNVLENDAAPLGLLINERFVNIPAQISVPLLENLISEMKRATSKKMPFDFSYLILICKLYKPSEQEGTNKKKNKRKNMNEEPEVYWSNPEEEIFAEEATFSFEFSVELDTDSGLSGTWAETDKEMIPYRRVLLFEASKLPTILDKIKNEIK